In a genomic window of Opisthocomus hoazin isolate bOpiHoa1 chromosome 19, bOpiHoa1.hap1, whole genome shotgun sequence:
- the PRPF4 gene encoding LOW QUALITY PROTEIN: U4/U6 small nuclear ribonucleoprotein Prp4 (The sequence of the model RefSeq protein was modified relative to this genomic sequence to represent the inferred CDS: inserted 2 bases in 1 codon) produces MRSLIICSRLLWSAPSAMAAAAASSPAAASASSRCFLRFCGAKGPRQGAPARERGAAAPGPARTSSSFRMLSNSSMSSSFSSSRVGFRRSIATARRPASGHCVSRRAPRPSRPAPLLLPACPASPAASGHCVSRRAPRPPEVVARRRGLRAVPLLSRLPVXAAAMASVRAPAARGGARPPAVRAPAPAEATKSKPAEESDAPATKRAPIFYGSLEEKERERLAKGESGLLGREGMKAALEAGNINISSGEVFDLEDHMSERQAEVLAEFERRKRARQINVSTDDSEVKACLRALGEPITLFGEGPAERRERLRNILSVVGTDALKKTRKDDDRSKKSREEYQQTWYHEGPRSLKTARLWLANYSLPRAAKRLEEARLLKEIPEATRTSQRQELHKSLRSLNNFCSQIGDDRPLSYCHFSPNSKLLATACWSGLCKLWSVPDCNLVHTLRGHNTNVGAIVFHPKATISLDKKDVNLASCAADGSVKLWSLESDEPVADIEGHNMRVARVMWHPSGRFLGTTCYDHSWRLWDLEAQEEILHQEGHSKGVYDIAFHTDGSLAGTGGLDAFGRVWDLRTGRCIMFLEGHLKEIYGVNFSPNGYHVATGSGDNTCKVWDLRQRKCIYTIPAHQNLVTGVKFEPNHGNFLLTGAYDNTAKIWTHPGWSPLKTLAGHEGKVMGLDISLDGQLIATCSYDRTFKLWTAE; encoded by the exons ATGCGGTCGTTGATCATCTGCTCCCGGCTCTTGTGGTCGGCGCCCAGCGCgatggccgccgccgccgcctcctcgccgGCCGCCGCCTCCGCGTCCTCCCGCTGCTTCTTGCGGTTCTGCGGGGCAAAGGGGCCGCGTCAGGGCGCTCCAGCCAGGGAACGCGgggccgccgcgcccggccccgctcgcacCTCCAGCTCCTTCCGGATGCTCTCGAACTCCTCGATGTCGTCCAGCTTCAGCTCCAGCCGCGTCGGCTTCCGCCGCAGCATCGcgaccgcccgccgcc CCGCTAGCGGGCACTGCgtctcccggcgtgccccgcgcccctcccggcctgccccgcttctcctcccggcgtgccccgcgagTCCGGCCGCTAGCGGGCACTGCgtctcccggcgtgccccgcgcccCCCGGAAGTGGTTGCGAGGCGGCGGGGCCTACGCGCGGTTCCTCTCCTCTCTCGTCTCCCGGT CGCGGCCGCCATGGCCTCCGTGCGGGCAccggcggcgcgcggcggcgcccggccccccgccgtGCGGGCCCCCGCGCCTGCCGAG GCCACAAAGAGCAAGCCCGCCGAAGAGAGCGATGCGCCCGCGACCAAGAGAGCCCCCATCTTCTATGGCAGCttggaggagaaggagagggagcgtCTGGCGAAAGGCGAATcggggctgctgggaagggaggggatgAAGGCTGCGCTCGAGGCCGGCAACATCAACATCAGCAGCG GTGAGGTCTTTGACCTCGAAGACCACATGAGCGAGCGGCAGGCGGAGGTGCTGGCTGAGTTTGAGCGCAGGAAGCGAGCCCGGCAGATCAACGTCTCCACTGACGACTCTGAAGTGAAAGCCTGCTTGCGAGCGCTGGGGGAGCCCATCACGCTCTTTGGAGAGGGTCCTGCAGAAAGGAGGGAGAG GCTAAGAAATATCCTTTCGGTGGTTGGCACAGATGCATTAAAAAAGACCAGGAAAGATGACGACAGGTCTAAAAAATCCAGAGAAGAG TATCAGCAAACCTGGTACCACGAAGGACCACGCAGTCTGAAAACAGCGAGGCTGTGGCTTGCGAACTACTCGCTCCCCAG GGCAGCGAAGCGGCTGGAAGAAGCACGGCTGCTCAAAGAGATTCCGGAGGCAACCAGGACGTCGCAGAGACAGGAGCTACACAAATCCCTGCGA TCCTTAAATAACTTCTGCAGTCAGATCGGAGACGATCGCCCGCTGTCCTACTGCCACTTCAGCCCCAATTCCAAGCTCCTCGCTACGGCCTGTTG GAGCGGGTTGTGCAAGCTCTGGTCCGTGCCTGACTGCAACCTTGTTCACACCTTACGAG GACATAACACCAACGTGGGAGCAATAGTCTTCCATCCCAAAGCCACCATCTCCCTAGACAAGAAGGATGTTAACCTGGCCTCGTGTGCGGCTGATGGGTCTGTCAAACTCTGGAGCCTTGAAAG tgatgAACCAGTGGCAGATATCGAAGGACACAACATGAGAGTGGCACGTGTGATGTGGCACCCGTCTGGGAGGTTCCTGGGTACTACCTG CTACGATCACTCGTGGCGCCTGTGGGACTTGGAAGCTCAGGAGGAGATTCTCCATCAGGAGGGGCACAGCAAAGGGGTCTATGACATCGCCTTTCACACGGATGGCTCTCTGGCTGGGACGGG TGGACTGGATGCTTTTGGCCGGGTGTGGGACTTGCGCACGGGACGCTGCATCATGTTTCTAGAAGGCCACCTGAAGGAGATCTACGGCGTTAACTTCTCCCCAAATGG ATACCACGTTGCAACTGGCAGCGGTGACAACACTTGCAAGGTGTGGGACCTGCGGCAAaggaagtgcatctacaccattCCTGCCCATCAGAACCTGGTGACGGGCGTGAAATTTGAAC CCAATCACGGCAACTTCCTGCTGACGGGCGCTTACGACAACACCGCCAAGATCTGGACTCACCCCGGCTGGTCCCCGTTGAAGACGCTGGCAGGTCACGAGGGCAAGGTGATGGGGCTGGACATCTCCCTCGACGGGCAGCTGATAGCCACCTGCTCCTACGACAGAACCTTCAAGCTGTGGACAGCGGAGTAG
- the WDR31 gene encoding WD repeat-containing protein 31 isoform X1 has product MGNLQSKLGFHTAKYRAGGSAEETGPVRAVQQHGPVHADAVTSVAALEPDLCVSGGRDKSVAVCRWRSGAMLRRFGGHEREVTKVASALDSSRVFSASRDKTVLMWELHGTPGPRQRFPGHDLVVTGLAVSPDGSQLCTGSRDNTVCKWDVETGERLGRAAISRNLVTHLCWVPGEPYVVQTSEDKTIRIWDSRELRVAHTFPAKRHIQTCCDVSRDGWLCLSSSTGSAGEGGEATLWDLRQTRSRLREYRGHFQTTTSCVFLPRGPALAPSIATSSYDSTVKLWDRDTGACLATLCLGGSGPLASLAVCDSSTLLCASSGSGIHVLRTSGRADLALEEVAAF; this is encoded by the exons ATGGGGAACCTGCAGAGTAAGCTCGGCTTCCACACCGCCAAATACAG GGCCGGTGGCTCCGCGGAAGAGACGGGACCTGTTCGAGCCGTCCAGCAGCACGGCCCCGTGCACGCCGACGCCGTCACGTCCGTGGCTGCGCTGGAGCCAGACCTGTGCGTGTCGGGAGGAAGGGATAAG AGCGTGGCTGTGTGCCGCTGGAGATCCGGGGCCATGCTGCGGCGGTTCGGCGGGCACGAGCGGGAGGTCACCAAG GTCGCCTCTGCCCTTGACTCCAGCAGAGTCTTCAGTGCATCCCGGGACAAGACGGTGCTGATGTGGGAGCTTCACGGGACTCCGGGGCCAAGGCAGCGCTTCCCAGGCCATGACCTGGTTGTCACCGGACTGGCTGTGAGCCCGG ATGGCTCCCAGCTGTGCACGGGTTCACGAGACAACACCGTGTGCAAGTGGGACGTGGAGACCGGAGAGCGTCTGGGCAGAGCCGCTATCTCCAGGAATCTG GTCACGCATCTGTGCTGGGTCCCCGGGGAGCCGTACGTCGTCCAGACGTCGGAGGATAAAACGATCAG GATCTGGGACAGCCGGGAGCTGCGGGTGGCACACACGTTCCCAGCCAAACGGCACATTCAGACGTGCTGCGACGTGAGCCGGGACGGGTGGCTctgcctcagcagcagcaccggCTCCGCTGGCGAGGGCGGCGAGGCAACC CTGTGGGACCTGCGGCAGACAAGGAGCCGGCTGCGCGAGTACAGAGGGCACTTCCAGACCACGACCTCGTGCGTCTTCCtcccgcggggcccggcgctggccCCCAGCATCGCCACGTCCTCGTACGACAGCACGGTGAAGCTCTGGGACCGAGACACTGGAG CCTGCCTGGCCACCTTGTGCCTCGGGGGATCGGGACCGCTGGCCTCGCTGGCCGTCTGCGACAGCTCCACGCTGCTCTGTGCCAGCTCCGGCTCGGGGATTCACGTCCTGCGGACGAGCGGCCGCGCGGACCTGgcgctggaggaggtggcagcgtTCTGA
- the WDR31 gene encoding WD repeat-containing protein 31 isoform X2, whose protein sequence is MGNLQSKLGFHTAKYRAGGSAEETGPVRAVQQHGPVHADAVTSVAALEPDLCVSGGRDKSVAVCRWRSGAMLRRFGGHEREVTKVASALDSSRVFSASRDKTVLMWELHGTPGPRQRFPGHDLVVTGLAVSPDGSQLCTGSRDNTVCKWDVETGERLGRAAISRNLVTHLCWVPGEPYVVQTSEDKTIRIWDSRELRVAHTFPAKRHIQTCCDVSRDGWLCLSSSTGSAGEGGEATLRVGAWQQQGPSSARCLLPCSCGTCGRQGAGCASTEGTSRPRPRASSSRGARRWPPASPRPRTTAR, encoded by the exons ATGGGGAACCTGCAGAGTAAGCTCGGCTTCCACACCGCCAAATACAG GGCCGGTGGCTCCGCGGAAGAGACGGGACCTGTTCGAGCCGTCCAGCAGCACGGCCCCGTGCACGCCGACGCCGTCACGTCCGTGGCTGCGCTGGAGCCAGACCTGTGCGTGTCGGGAGGAAGGGATAAG AGCGTGGCTGTGTGCCGCTGGAGATCCGGGGCCATGCTGCGGCGGTTCGGCGGGCACGAGCGGGAGGTCACCAAG GTCGCCTCTGCCCTTGACTCCAGCAGAGTCTTCAGTGCATCCCGGGACAAGACGGTGCTGATGTGGGAGCTTCACGGGACTCCGGGGCCAAGGCAGCGCTTCCCAGGCCATGACCTGGTTGTCACCGGACTGGCTGTGAGCCCGG ATGGCTCCCAGCTGTGCACGGGTTCACGAGACAACACCGTGTGCAAGTGGGACGTGGAGACCGGAGAGCGTCTGGGCAGAGCCGCTATCTCCAGGAATCTG GTCACGCATCTGTGCTGGGTCCCCGGGGAGCCGTACGTCGTCCAGACGTCGGAGGATAAAACGATCAG GATCTGGGACAGCCGGGAGCTGCGGGTGGCACACACGTTCCCAGCCAAACGGCACATTCAGACGTGCTGCGACGTGAGCCGGGACGGGTGGCTctgcctcagcagcagcaccggCTCCGCTGGCGAGGGCGGCGAGGCAACC CTCCGTGTTGGCgcgtggcagcagcagggccccagCTCTGCACGCTGCCTGTTGCCTTGCAGCTGTGGGACCTGCGGCAGACAAGGAGCCGGCTGCGCGAGTACAGAGGGCACTTCCAGACCACGACCTCGTGCGTCTTCCtcccgcggggcccggcgctggccCCCAGCATCGCCACGTCCTCGTACGACAGCACGGTGA
- the SLC31A1 gene encoding high affinity copper uptake protein 1, whose protein sequence is MSHDHLMNNSMSSATHPPEHHHSTAALGHDHGSGMTMMAMTFYFSYENVPLLFSGLTINTPGEMAGAFVAVFFLAMFYEGLKIARECLLRKSQVSIRYNSMPLPGPNGTILMETHKTVGQQMLSFPHLLQTVLHIIQVMVSYFLMLIFMTYNGYLCIAVAAGAGTGYFFFSWKKAVVVDITEHCH, encoded by the exons ATGTCTCACGATCACCTGATGAACAACTCCATGTCGTCAGCCACACATCCTCCTGAACATCACCATTCAACGGCAGCCCTGGGACATGATCATGGATCTGGCATGACGATGATG GCAATGACCTTCTACTTCAGCTATGAGAATGTGCCACTGCTGTTTTCTGGACTTACAATCAATACTCCTGGAG AAATGGCTGGTGCTTTTGTGGCTGTCTTCTTCCTGGCCATGTTCTATGAAGGCCTTAAGATTGCCCGCGAGTGTCTGCTCCGTAAATCCCAAGTCAGCATTCGCTACAACTCCATGCCATTGCCAGGTCCCAACGGCACTATCTTGATGGAGACACACAAAACTGTTGG ACAGCAGATGCTGAGCTTCCCTCACCTCCTGCAGACTGTGCTGCACATCATTCAAGTCATGGTCAGTTACTTCCTGATGCTGATCTTCATGACGTACAACGGATACCTCTGCATAGCGGTGGCGGCAGGGGCAGGGACGGGCTATTTCTTCTTCAGCTGGAAAAAGGCAGTTGTTGTGGATATCACGGAGCACTGCCATTAA